A segment of the Desulfobulbaceae bacterium genome:
TGAGTCAACCTATGGCGATCGTTTGCACGAAGGGCGTTCTCAGCGGCAGCAAAAACTTAGGGATGTTCTCGGAAACGCTTTTCGAGACGGGGGGAAAGTTTTTGTTCCAGCCTTTTCCTTGGGCCGCACCCAGGAGTTTCTTTTTGAACTTGATCGACTGTATGGAGATAAACCGCCGGCACCTGTTTTTGTTGATTCACCTCTGGGACTGAAAATAACAAAAATTTATTCGGAACTGTCTGCTTTTTGGGACAAAGAGTCAAGTTCACTTCTTGCCTCAGGGGATCATCCCTTTGATTTTAACCATCTCTACTCAGTAGCCAGTTTTCGTGAACACAAAGAACTTCTGGAGATGCCTGGTCCGGCAATCATTATAGCTGGCAGCGGGATGTGCAGTGGCGGACGAATCCTCGACCATTTAGCAACAGGTCTCGCCGACAAAAGAAATGATATTTTCTTTGTCGGCTATCAAGCTCATGGTACACTGGGCCGAAAGATCATTGAATTCAGTAATCGCGCCAATGGTTATGTGCTAATTGGATCACGAAAAGTTGCTATTAAAGCCAAGGTGCACAAACTTTCGGGATATTCCGCCCATGCTGATCAAAAAGGATTAGTCGACTGGGTGGCATCAATGCTCGGAAAGCCAGGAAGAATTAAACTCGTTCACGGTGAACTAGAGTCTAGGACAGCCTTAAGTGAAATTCTACTAGAAAAAGGATACAATGTTGAACCCTAGATTCTATACTCGCAAAGTATCATGATCATTATTTGGATCTGTTAGTAGCTCTTGCTAAAGATCTTGGTGCAGCGAGCTGAGCAATTTATTTATGAATCACGACATTATTAGGGAAATTTGCGACAGACAACCTGTAATTATTGCTGCGTACCTCTTTGGTTCTCGGGCTAAAGGAGATTTTCGACCGGAAAGTGACATAGATTTAGCTGTGTTACTTGATCATAACTCAAAAAGTTCTTTCGATCTGCTTTCGTTCATTAATGAAGTGGAAAGGGAGACAAGATTAAGAGCTGATGTCGTGATTTTGAATAATGCTGGTGAAGTTTTGAAGTATCAGGTTCGTAAATATGGACAGCTCCTTTATGATCGAATACCGAATATAAGAAAAAAATTCGAAATTGGCAGTCGTAAATACTTTGAAGATTTTCTTTATTTGCACAAAAAATATTCTGAGAAGGTGCTCTACAAAAGATAAACCACTATTGTCCACCCGTGATAGAGGGATTTAGAGATTATGGTCGATCGCCTATTAGTTGAACGTATATTGAATGATCTTGCGTCGTTTGTTGCAGACTTACAAGAAGTTTCGGGTACACCATTTGATCAATTTGTAAAAAACAAGCAATTAAAGCGTTTCATAGAAAGGACCCTACATATTTCAATTGAAGCCATTATTGATATCGCGCAGCATATAATTTCCGATGAAAGATTCAGAGAGCCTGAAAGCTATAAAGATACTTTCAGTATTTTGCATGAAAACAACATTGTCTCTGATGAACTATTGGTAAAACTGCAAAATATGGCAGCTTTTCGTAATCTCTTAGTTCATTACTACGAAAAGATAGATGATGAAATAATTTTTGGTATATTGAAGAAAAACTTGGGTGATTTTGAAGCGTTTTCAAATCAAATAAGTGTATTTATCCAGCGAAAGTCTTGATCTATGTCAGTTACTTCAGACGCTTTTGCCCTCTTGGCCCAGAAGAGCATTATCATCCATTTGGGTAAATGCTGAGCCCGTAGGGTGGGCACGTTGTCTGTGCCCACGCGAAAGAAGCTGGTTTTGCTGTTGATATGTGATTTTTCAGGACCTCTGACCCCTCACTACTAAATAAATAGCTACAAAATGTTGGGAGTAATACCAGAAAGTGAGGTGGACATTCGTAGGATTATCGATACTGAAAAATAATTTTCTGTAGGATTATGTCGCAGCATCAGGTGTATACTAATCAAAAGCACTTTACGAATTTAAAACGAACCAACAAATTCAGGGCGTGGAATGAGTCAACAGCTCCGCGAAAGGATCTTTGTGTTACAAACATGGAGGCATTACCAAAACGTGGAGCCGACTTTATTCCACTGCTCCCAACAAAACCAAGTAACCAACGGACCAGTAGTAAGCAAAGCTGATGCCTTTAGGAGGGGAAAATATCTTGAAAACTGCTTATGGACGAAGATATTTAAAGAACAGATTAAAAGAAAATTTTATAACCTAAATGTCGACCGTTGGGCGGGGAGATGCCCCAGACAA
Coding sequences within it:
- a CDS encoding DUF86 domain-containing protein, which translates into the protein MVDRLLVERILNDLASFVADLQEVSGTPFDQFVKNKQLKRFIERTLHISIEAIIDIAQHIISDERFREPESYKDTFSILHENNIVSDELLVKLQNMAAFRNLLVHYYEKIDDEIIFGILKKNLGDFEAFSNQISVFIQRKS
- a CDS encoding MBL fold metallo-hydrolase gives rise to the protein MNYPEIVHIGGEQTVTGSCHLVRACGITIMVDCGLYQGGDADHSVELVPTVNPHEIDYLFLTHAHIDHIGRLPDLIATGFSGEIICSHPTKALLAPMLTDTMRLSGYSKNQEKKILAAIEELSWGFEYNTSFKLKKGIEFKLGRAGHILGSSFISFKFPSVKASNAVAVTFSGDLGNKDTPILCDPDPPEHSDLLILESTYGDRLHEGRSQRQQKLRDVLGNAFRDGGKVFVPAFSLGRTQEFLFELDRLYGDKPPAPVFVDSPLGLKITKIYSELSAFWDKESSSLLASGDHPFDFNHLYSVASFREHKELLEMPGPAIIIAGSGMCSGGRILDHLATGLADKRNDIFFVGYQAHGTLGRKIIEFSNRANGYVLIGSRKVAIKAKVHKLSGYSAHADQKGLVDWVASMLGKPGRIKLVHGELESRTALSEILLEKGYNVEP
- a CDS encoding nucleotidyltransferase domain-containing protein; translated protein: MNHDIIREICDRQPVIIAAYLFGSRAKGDFRPESDIDLAVLLDHNSKSSFDLLSFINEVERETRLRADVVILNNAGEVLKYQVRKYGQLLYDRIPNIRKKFEIGSRKYFEDFLYLHKKYSEKVLYKR